In Vicinamibacterales bacterium, a genomic segment contains:
- a CDS encoding response regulator transcription factor, whose product MALSCRPALFCAILADYLTHAPGIEVVAAAVQYADLLGTLHVLAPHVVVVDLDAFLAHLDVFRQVTTSPDGPRALVVASPDDADAVVEALRAGAWGAVFRTADPTQLVSLIRAAASGLAWESLDYAGHLTRSLTRVPTGDGGIRRAVLTDRERQLVAELVAGASNADIASALGLRTQTVKNRLSAIFDKVGVSTRLELALYAVRHGLVDRQPPPDGGTP is encoded by the coding sequence GTGGCCCTCTCCTGCCGGCCGGCGCTCTTCTGCGCGATCCTGGCCGACTACCTGACGCACGCGCCCGGTATCGAGGTGGTCGCGGCCGCGGTCCAGTACGCGGACCTCCTTGGGACCCTCCACGTCCTCGCGCCCCACGTCGTGGTCGTGGACCTCGACGCCTTCCTGGCCCACCTGGACGTGTTCCGCCAGGTGACGACCTCACCGGACGGACCGCGCGCGCTCGTGGTCGCGTCGCCCGACGATGCCGACGCGGTCGTGGAGGCACTGCGGGCGGGTGCCTGGGGCGCCGTGTTCCGCACCGCCGATCCGACGCAGCTCGTCTCGTTGATCCGCGCCGCCGCGTCCGGGCTGGCGTGGGAGAGCCTGGACTATGCGGGACACCTCACCCGGTCCCTCACCCGCGTGCCAACGGGCGACGGCGGCATCCGGCGGGCCGTCCTCACGGATCGCGAACGCCAGCTCGTGGCCGAGCTCGTCGCGGGCGCCTCCAACGCGGACATCGCGAGTGCGCTCGGCCTTCGGACGCAGACGGTGAAGAACCGCCTCTCGGCCATCTTCGACAAGGTGGGCGTGTCCACGCGCCTCGAACTCGCGCTCTACGCCGTCCGGCACGGGTTGGTCGACCGCCAGCCACCGCCAGACGGCGGGACTCCGTAG
- a CDS encoding MFS transporter, producing MSSLDAYAALRNPIVRRFAGGRFGAVLGLQMMSVSIGWHLYELTGSAWALGLLGATELAPVFLLMPITGTVADRFPRRRVAALGHATLALATALMALAAGTTTSVAPIYGLLVFVGAARAFATPAAVTILPRLLTPAEFANANAWVSSTFQMAAVTGPALAGWLIALTNGAALALAVAAAGQLLFVIQLLRLPEVHPLPTATTSGWRGAFEGFRFVRATPIYLAAITLDLFAVLLGGATALLPIFAKDILQVGPAGLGWLRAAPAVGATLTGLVQTRLRPWQHPGRVLLTAVSGYGVATIGLGLSKDFLLSMACLFATGVFDSISVVIRLTLEQVITPDELRGRVSAIKSVFVGFSNEFGAFESGVTAALFGPVVSVVGGGVGVLIVVAAIHRAWPILTRIGPLHTLRPG from the coding sequence ATGTCGTCGCTCGACGCCTACGCCGCGCTGCGCAATCCGATCGTCCGCCGGTTTGCCGGAGGGCGCTTCGGCGCGGTCCTGGGACTGCAGATGATGTCGGTGTCGATCGGCTGGCACCTCTACGAGCTGACCGGCAGCGCGTGGGCGCTCGGCCTGCTCGGGGCCACCGAGCTGGCGCCGGTCTTCCTGCTGATGCCGATCACGGGCACCGTGGCGGACCGGTTCCCCCGCCGGAGGGTGGCGGCGCTGGGCCATGCCACGCTGGCCCTCGCGACCGCCCTCATGGCCCTGGCCGCCGGCACCACCACGTCGGTCGCGCCCATCTACGGCCTGCTCGTGTTCGTGGGGGCGGCGCGGGCGTTCGCCACGCCGGCGGCCGTCACCATCCTGCCGCGCCTCCTGACGCCGGCGGAGTTCGCCAACGCCAACGCGTGGGTGTCGTCCACCTTCCAGATGGCCGCCGTGACCGGCCCGGCGCTCGCCGGGTGGCTGATCGCGCTGACCAACGGCGCCGCCCTCGCGCTCGCCGTGGCGGCGGCGGGCCAGCTGCTCTTCGTGATCCAGCTGCTGCGGCTGCCCGAGGTGCATCCGCTGCCCACGGCCACGACCAGCGGCTGGCGCGGCGCGTTCGAGGGCTTCCGCTTCGTCCGCGCCACGCCGATCTACCTGGCCGCCATCACGCTGGACCTCTTCGCCGTCCTGCTCGGGGGCGCCACGGCGCTGCTCCCCATCTTCGCCAAGGACATCCTGCAGGTCGGTCCGGCGGGGCTCGGCTGGCTGCGGGCGGCGCCCGCTGTCGGCGCCACGCTCACGGGCCTGGTGCAGACCCGCCTCCGCCCGTGGCAGCACCCGGGCCGCGTGCTGCTGACGGCCGTCTCGGGCTACGGCGTGGCCACGATCGGCCTCGGCCTGTCCAAGGACTTCCTGCTGTCGATGGCGTGCCTCTTCGCGACCGGCGTGTTCGACTCGATCAGCGTGGTCATCCGCCTGACCCTCGAACAGGTCATCACGCCCGACGAGCTGAGGGGGCGGGTGTCCGCCATCAAGTCGGTGTTCGTGGGCTTCTCGAACGAGTTCGGCGCCTTCGAGAGCGGCGTCACCGCGGCGCTCTTCGGGCCGGTGGTATCGGTGGTGGGCGGCGGCGTCGGCGTGCTGATCGTGGTGGCCGCCATCCACCGCGCGTGGCCCATCCTGACGCGCATCGGGCCGTTGCACACGCTGCGGCCCGGGTGA